Proteins encoded by one window of Deinococcus sp. Leaf326:
- a CDS encoding tyrosine-type recombinase/integrase — protein sequence MDSDQVTLTLYQGGLLAQTREWTNLHDEELRRRAVKAAADKDVAALVSLTTAYLAHQGGSGVLTSPRTVEAYALGAQQFIEYATAQALSLLRPGRHDTQGYINALLAAGRKPAGVQLKVAAAGCLYRALRWAGATEADPFRDTKVPKDRTPGIVKRPPYTEDELADVLEHADVHAKFLLFLTAHAGLRISEALALEWDDLDEAAKRLHVRSGKGRKGRVVAMSTSLARAARHYRGLYGPGGPDHTDGKRTTPSTHLFRYRHAMTAR from the coding sequence TTGGATTCCGATCAGGTGACCCTTACTCTATATCAGGGCGGTTTGCTCGCGCAGACCCGTGAGTGGACGAATCTCCACGACGAGGAATTGCGCCGCCGTGCCGTGAAGGCTGCGGCGGACAAGGACGTCGCGGCTCTGGTTTCGCTCACCACCGCTTATCTCGCGCATCAGGGCGGCAGTGGGGTGCTGACCAGTCCGCGTACTGTAGAGGCCTACGCCCTGGGTGCCCAGCAGTTCATCGAGTACGCCACTGCACAAGCCCTCAGCCTCCTGCGGCCAGGTCGTCATGACACACAGGGCTATATCAACGCCCTCCTCGCTGCTGGACGCAAACCCGCTGGCGTCCAGCTCAAGGTCGCGGCAGCCGGGTGCCTCTACCGCGCCCTCCGGTGGGCGGGGGCGACCGAAGCCGACCCCTTCCGCGACACGAAGGTGCCCAAGGACCGTACCCCGGGCATCGTCAAGCGCCCACCCTACACCGAGGACGAACTGGCCGACGTGCTCGAACACGCGGACGTGCACGCCAAGTTCCTGCTCTTCCTCACGGCCCACGCGGGCTTGCGCATCAGCGAGGCGTTAGCGCTGGAGTGGGATGACCTCGACGAGGCGGCCAAGCGCCTGCATGTTCGCAGCGGCAAGGGCCGCAAGGGTCGGGTGGTGGCCATGAGCACCAGCCTCGCGCGCGCAGCCCGGCATTACCGAGGCCTCTACGGACCAGGCGGGCCAGACCATACCGATGGGAAACGGACGACGCCCAGTACCCATCTCTTCCGGTATAGGCATGCCATGACCGCCCGGTAG
- a CDS encoding phosphodiester glycosidase family protein, whose product MAALSRLAPPLFLLTTLLSCGQFPDVQGTDPYALSQLGEKVDQVAVPYESGTIPADQTRVRVSFVGDAADLPMIGVRQVLLCGATCTSTGVTTGVLTKEDGTGRGVVFSDVLLPPGQIDRIIVQPDPALGQPVAFKTISLSEPLTLLGGERQEIFLSVQSVATQLKVTFLGTAALPPSVGTVMAYRPDRKMAWPAGGAVAMSMAAGGMEKAQLFGMQLIDTGGLMPRLMMWPAMKGQAPATVALKLDPARLPQGMTAADYQVRVNNATSPKVTVQGDTLTFATDDLASARIYTDRSVIETSTGERIALPGKTLSSAGLSAQDTSACKNSLISRRAQYEQYFANGTDAIRIFDCENVAPYVHIVLIDRSNRGRTVGLPITPSNDYPGKYVLRPITSHGEGAAVAINGFTWDGDYGTYMGTGYGTPIGTLITNGIVRRKTSTTEAILGFQMQPTDRSRGTSAEFFVGASNSLNLGTHNYNVIGSTTSIIRNNACNLNLDTTSINRWSAVGIGYNRMALISTTSDGSSSPRDLCSVFEGLGYMDGAIRLDGGPSASMTWLGQHINPLTGSDYYKFGNARNILNALVWK is encoded by the coding sequence ATGGCCGCACTATCCCGTCTTGCTCCCCCGCTCTTCTTATTGACGACTCTTCTCTCCTGTGGACAATTTCCTGATGTACAGGGGACGGATCCCTATGCCCTCTCACAACTCGGCGAGAAGGTGGATCAGGTCGCCGTGCCCTACGAATCAGGAACCATCCCCGCTGATCAAACACGTGTCCGGGTCTCGTTCGTGGGTGACGCGGCCGACTTGCCGATGATCGGTGTCCGGCAGGTGCTCCTGTGTGGGGCCACTTGCACCTCCACAGGGGTGACGACAGGGGTACTGACCAAGGAGGACGGCACTGGTCGGGGCGTCGTGTTCAGCGATGTGCTTCTGCCTCCAGGCCAGATTGACCGCATCATCGTTCAGCCTGATCCTGCACTAGGACAACCCGTAGCCTTCAAGACCATTTCCCTGTCTGAACCCCTCACCCTCCTTGGAGGTGAGCGGCAGGAGATCTTCCTTTCCGTCCAATCTGTAGCCACCCAGCTGAAGGTGACTTTTCTGGGAACGGCTGCACTTCCACCTAGTGTGGGGACCGTCATGGCCTACCGTCCAGACAGGAAGATGGCCTGGCCTGCGGGTGGTGCGGTGGCCATGTCCATGGCCGCTGGAGGGATGGAGAAAGCACAGCTCTTCGGCATGCAGCTGATTGATACCGGTGGACTGATGCCACGCCTGATGATGTGGCCTGCCATGAAAGGTCAGGCACCCGCAACGGTCGCACTGAAACTGGATCCTGCTCGCCTTCCACAAGGCATGACTGCAGCCGACTACCAGGTGCGGGTCAACAATGCCACCTCGCCGAAAGTCACTGTTCAGGGCGATACGCTGACCTTTGCAACTGACGATCTGGCGAGCGCACGAATCTATACCGACCGAAGTGTGATCGAGACGAGCACTGGGGAGCGGATCGCTCTCCCTGGGAAGACCCTCTCGAGTGCCGGCTTAAGTGCGCAGGATACGTCAGCCTGCAAAAACAGCTTAATCTCCAGGCGCGCGCAGTATGAGCAGTATTTCGCGAACGGAACTGATGCGATCCGCATCTTCGATTGCGAGAATGTCGCCCCATACGTCCATATCGTCCTCATTGACCGCTCAAATCGTGGCAGGACGGTGGGTCTCCCCATTACTCCAAGCAACGACTACCCAGGAAAGTATGTTCTGCGCCCGATCACCTCCCATGGGGAGGGTGCAGCAGTAGCCATCAACGGCTTCACTTGGGACGGGGACTATGGGACCTATATGGGGACAGGCTATGGGACGCCCATTGGCACCCTGATTACGAATGGCATTGTGCGGCGCAAGACTTCGACAACCGAAGCTATTCTGGGCTTCCAGATGCAGCCTACGGACCGTTCGCGTGGGACTTCAGCGGAATTCTTCGTAGGGGCAAGCAACAGTCTCAATCTAGGCACCCATAACTACAACGTCATTGGCTCGACCACGTCGATCATACGGAATAATGCCTGCAATCTCAATCTCGATACGACCTCGATCAACCGATGGAGTGCAGTTGGTATTGGATACAACCGGATGGCTTTGATCTCTACGACGAGTGACGGAAGCTCTTCGCCAAGGGATCTATGCAGCGTTTTCGAGGGTCTTGGGTATATGGATGGGGCTATTCGGTTGGATGGAGGTCCTTCGGCCTCTATGACCTGGTTGGGGCAGCACATCAATCCATTGACGGGATCAGATTATTATAAATTTGGCAATGCACGTAATATTCTGAATGCACTGGTCTGGAAATAG
- a CDS encoding SRPBCC domain-containing protein — protein MTHSAQSHSAAATPAMTSRTEDGRTLVLERFFRAPPERVFAAFSQAEHL, from the coding sequence ATGACTCACAGTGCCCAGTCCCATTCCGCCGCCGCTACGCCTGCCATGACGTCCCGCACCGAGGACGGCCGGACCCTCGTGCTCGAACGCTTCTTCCGGGCACCACCCGAACGGGTCTTCGCTGCGTTCTCGCAGGCCGAGCACCTGTAG